In Candidatus Zixiibacteriota bacterium, the sequence GCAAGTTGAGCCCGAAGGATCCCAAGCCCGTTTCGGTCGATCGGACGACGGGCACGAAACGGAGGTCGGCGTGAAGCGCCTGACGACAGGCTGCGTTGCAGCGATGGCATTGTCGTTTGTGCTGACGACGCGAGCAACGGCGGGACGTGATCCGCTGAAATCGGTCCCCGGCTATCAACCGTTGCGTCCGGTGATCAAATCGGCCGATGTCCGGATCAGTCCGCAGGCCCCACCGGGGTGGATCGTGGTGAAATTCCGCAATGGGATGTCGGTCCATGCGGGCAAGTCGCGTCTGGCGGCGGCGGCAGCAACGCGTGTGCGTCAGGTCTTTCGTGATTATGGACTCGGCCAACCGGAGCCGGTGGTCGCCGGTGATGTCGCGGAGACTCAGGCGCGTCGATTGGCGGCGGAAGACCGTGTGAAGATGAACCTGCCGGACATGTCGTTGTATTTCCGTCATCCGTTCAATGACCCACCCTTGGCGGAGACGATCATCCGCGAGCTCAATCTGCTCGACGAGGTGGAGACGGCCTTTTTCGAGCCGCAGCCGTCGGTGGCGACAGCGCCTCCGGGAACGGTCCTGACGACGGCCGATGTCCAAACCACACCCAGTTGGGAGTTGTCCCAGCATCAATTGGATCAAGCCCCCGGCGGTGTGGCGGCACGGGCGGCCTGGACACTAACGGGTGGAACCGGCACGGGCGTCCGGTGCATCGACGTGGAATACGGATGGCAATTGACGCACGAGGATTTGTCCAAGGGCGCGACCGCGATCGTCATCGGCGTGAACCAATGGGGCGACACCGATCACGGGACCGCCGTGATGGGCGAGATGGTCGCCGACCGGAACGGCTTCGGGATGACCGGGATTGCGCACGGTGGGAGTTTCGGCGGCGCCTCAGTGGCAACGCTCAGTGTGGCCGATGCCATCTCGCAGGCTACGGCCGCGTCGCAACCGGGGGACTGCATTCTGATCGAACTGCACTCTCCCGGGCCGCACTACAATTTCGAATGGCGCGACGATCAGGCCGGTTATGTGGCCATGGAATATTGGCAGGACAACTTCGATGCCATGCTCAACGCATACGCCGCGGGCGTGATCGTCTGCGAGGCGGCCGGAAACGGCGGCGAGGATTTTGACGATCCGATGTACACGTCGTTCTTCGATACGACCTTTCGCAACTCGCACGCGATCATCTGCGGGGCAGGGAATCCGCCGGTCGGCGGCGTGGACAGAGACCGTTCCAAGCTCAACTTCTCCAACTACGGGGAGCGGGTCAATCTGCAGGGATACGGGGTGAGCGTATACACCACCGGGTACGGCGACCTCTACGGCGCGGATGCGGACGAGTACTATACCGGCGGTTTCTCGGGGACATCGTCGGCGTCGCCGATTGTGACCGGCGCGGTCATGTGCCTGTCAGGAGTATTCCAGGGGTTGTTCGGCACGGTGATCGACGCCGATTCGGCGCGGACGCTGCTCGTGGCGACCGGATCGCCGCAGCAGCAGCCGAACCTGACGCGCCATATCGGACCGCGTCCGAACTTGCAGGCGGCGATCGCACCCTTGTTCGATCCGATCGATTCGATCTGGTACAGCCAGGTGGACATACCGGCGGGCTCGCCGGGGGCCATTCCGATTGTGCTGTCGAACTCGCACCCGGTTAACAGCATCTTTCTGCCGTTCGTGTTCACCGGTGCGCCGGCGCTGATGATCGATTCGCTGACGCGCGGGGCGCGCACCGGGTATTTCGAGAAGGTGCAGATCGCATACGACAATCGTTTCAACGGTCAGATCGCCTTCGTGATCCACGCCGACTATGGCGGCGGATCACCATCCCTCGAAGCGGGGCAAGGCGAGGTCGCCAAACTGTGGGTGACGGTCGATATGGGCGCCATCCCCGGGCAGGTCAAGGCGGTCGACACGGCGATACTCGGGGGCTCGACCTGGCTGCGGCTCGTTTCCGCATTCGATGACGGACGCCCGGATGCCTTCTCCAGCGGCAGCGTGACGGTTCTGCCGATGCTGTGCAGTTGTCCGCACCATGGCGACCTCAACGGCGACGGCTTCTTCAGCATCATCGACGTCGTCAGCGTCGTCGATATCGCGTTTCGCGGCGGCACCCCGGCCACCACCGATCCCGGTTGTCCGCATGCGACGCGTGCCGATTATAACTGTGACGGCGTGATCAGCGTTCAGGACGTCGTGGGCGCCGTCGACGTCGCCTTCCGGGGCGGGGCGGGACCATGCGACCCCTGCCAGCCATGAGAACCTCTGACCCAGTGGTGTGTACATGATGAGACAAACGGGCAACAGGGCTCCCTCACCCCTTCGGCTTTGCTCAGGGCAAGCCGATCCGTCCTGCGGACGGATCGACCTCTCCCCCTCGACCCTGCTCGGGGCAGGCCGGAGGGAGAGGTTATCATTCTCCCGCTCCCTCTGGCAGCGGGTTGGTGTCGGCGTCGCTTCTCGTGTCCGGATCGTCCGGACGTTGGGTGCTCTCTTCTGCCTGCTCGTGACTGCAGGGGGACTCGTTCCACGGGCGAACGCGGCCGAGGAGTATGACCGGACCACGCTCGTCGTCAAGTTGGCACCCACCAGCGACGGTGCCCGGCGGATCACCAAGGGCCAGAGCGGTCGGCCGGATTTCGATCGTATCATCGCCGACTTCGATGTCGCAACGGTGCGACAGGTGTTCCCGCCGACGCAGGTCCCCGCCCACCGGCGCGATCTGGCACAGAAGATGCGGATGGCCGATTTCGTGATTGTCCGCGTCCCGGATGGTGTCGATCCCGACGCTCTGAAATACCGTTTCGAGAAATCGAGCGGCGTAGAGAAGGTGGAGTTCGACCGCATCGTGCGGATCTGCGCCGGGCCGATGATCCCGAATGATACGTACTTCTCCACACATCAATACGCCCTGCACAACGACGGCACACAGCCGCCGTACGATCCCGGCACCGCCGGCGCCGACTGCGAGATGGAGGCGGCGTGGGCGATCACGACCGGCGACACGAATGTGGTATTGGCGATCATTGACACGGGACTCGACTATCTCCATTCGGAGTTCGCGGGGCGATTGTGGAACAATACCGGCGAGGAATTCGACGATATCGACAACGACAGCAACGGTAAGGTCGATGACGTCTTTGGTTGGAATTTCGTGGGCAACAACAACTCGCCCCGGGACGATCACGAGCACGGCACGCATGTGGCCGGAATCGCCGCCGCCAACGGCAACAATGGAGTCGGCATCGCCGGGATAAACTGGCACTGCCGGATCATGCCGCTCAAAGCGCTCGGCGCCGACGGGTCAGGGACCTCAACCAATATCGCGGCGGCGATCGAATACGCCGCCGACATGGGTGCCGATGTGATCAGCATGTCATTGGGTTACACGAGCACGACGGGCGGGGCGGATGTGGAGTCCCTGGCCGTGCTGTATGCGGTTTCAGTGGGAGTGACGGTTGTTGCGGCGATAGGCAACGATGATAACAGCCTGCCGCACTACCCCTCCGCCTATCCCAACGTGATCGCTGTGGGAGCGACCGATCCCGATGATCACCGGGCCGATCCGTTCTGTTGGGATCCTCAGAGCGGATCGAACTATGGTTCCTACATCGACGTGTGCGCTCCCGGCGGACGCATCTGGAGCACGCTGCCGGGCTTCGCGGTCTGGCCTTCCTGTGACGTGTATCCGAGCGGCGGGTACGGCGATCTGTCGGGGACATCGATGGCGACGCCGCATGTCTCCGGATTGGCCTGTCTGGTCAAGGCGCTGCGACCGGGTTGGCCGCCGGATTCGGTGGCGCGGGTGATTCGTCTGGGGGCCGAGGACCAAGTCGGTCGCCCGGAAGAAGACACGCCCGGGTTCGATGTCTATCACGGCTGGGGACGGATCAACGGGCGCATTACGCTGCAGTCGCTGGCTCTGGCCTTTCCGCCGATTCTGAGCGTGCCGGGGCCGCAGACAGTGACCGAAGCCGACACGTTGCGATTCACCGTCACGGCATCCGACTCGAACTTCACGTATCCGGTCTTCTCCATCGGACCGCTGGCGAATGCGTCGGTGGTCAATCACGGCGATGGTACCGCCGAAGTGATGATCGTTCCTGATTACGACCAACAGGGTGCTCACCAACTCGTCATCATGGCTTCCGACGGCGCGTTGGCCGACACGGACAGCGTCGCCGTCACGATTCTGGATGGGTGCCGCTGCCAATGCCACGGCGATCCGATCTGCGACGCGATTGCCGATCTGCGCGACGTCGTCAAGGCGGTCGACATGGCCTTCCGGGGCGGGGCGCCGATCCTCGATGTCGATTGTCCCGCTTTCCCCGGCGGTCGCGCTGATGTCAACTGCGACGGCGTGGTCACGGTCGTCGACGTGGTGCGGATCGTCGACACGGCCTTCCGCGGCCAGCCGCCGGACTACTGCGACCCGTGTCTGTAGCGGTTGTTGAAGAACTCGTCGAACGGATCTCTCAGGTAAGGCGATTGCTTCGTCGCACAGCCCGCCCCGTATGGTGGGCTCCGAGCACCAAGAGGCGGGCTCTCCCCTACATGCTTCAGGTATTCCCTGGAGCCCAGTCTACAGCTTGTGCCCGATCAGACGCAGGAAGGAACGGCGTTTCTCCTGGTCGGCCGGGGTTTCGATTCCGGCGGGCTTGACGCCATCGATCACGCCGATCACTCCGCCGCCATGGTCATCTCGCACGACCAGCGCGGTCACCGGATTGCCGGTCGCGCAAAAGACACGGCAGACCTCGGGGCAGGCCTTAACCGCATTCAGTACGTGAATGGGAAAGGCCTCGGTCATGATGATGAGGAAGGTGTGGCCGCAACTGAGGCGCATGAGGTTCTCGGCGGCGACTTGAGCCAACGTCGGATCGTTGCCGGTATGGCGCACCAGACATGGGCCCGAGGCCTCGGAGAACGCCAACCCGAACTTGACGGACGGCGTCGAGGTCGCCATCGCCTCGTGGAGGTCCTCGACGCTCTTGATGAAATGTGTCTGCCCGAAGATAATATTGGCACCTTCGGGGAACTTGATGGGGACGGGTTCGATGGTCATGTCACCCTCTGATTTGCCGCAAGGGGCTGAAGCCCCTTGTCCTCAATCCAAATCATGCTCCCGCTGAGGAGAGTCGAAGAGCTCGCCATTCTCCTCAGTGATGCGACGCAGGCGTCGGCCGCCGCTCTTGAGCGAGTATCCCTTCGGGAAGTCGAATTCCTTGTCCTCTTCCAGCAGTTCCTTGATCGTACGAATCTGCAGCTTGGGAATCTTGCGTCCGCTGGGAGAAACGAAGAAGCCGGTCTCCTCGGCCGCCGAATACATGCCCCGGGTCGGCGTCTCCAAGCTGATGAAGTATCCCATGGCCGCCCGGTCGCGTTCGATGACGTGCGCGAAGTCACGGATCATGGTCGGTGTCAGATGTCCGCCCTTGACTTGAACCACGGCGCATTGGAGTTCCCCGCTGAGGTCCTGGAAGTAAACTCTGCCGTCCACGCCCTTGTCGCTGACCTTCTCCGGTTGCGGGATTCCGGACACCAGCCCCACCGCCCAGACTTCGAATTGCTTGGGACTCTCCTCGAAGAGCTTGCGCGCGGAGTAGGCATCCCTGGGATCGCCGATGATCTTGTAGTGTTTGGCCCGCTTCAGACCAAAGTCACTCGTGAGGCGGGAGACGATCAGATCGATGGCGACAAACGTGATGTCGATGCCGATCCAGCGACGGCCGTGCTTCTCCGCCGCCACGACCGCTGTGCCGCAGCCGCAGAAGGGATCGAGCACGAGGTCGCCTTCGTTGGTGGAGGCGCTGATGATTCGCTCCAGCAGGGCCAGCGGCTTCTGCGTGGGATATCCCATGCGCTCTTTGGCCTGGGCGCCGATCGGCGGAATGTCGGTCCAGACATCGCCGACAGGAACGCCTTCCTGTTCGTCGAGATATCGCTTGAGGCGGGGAACCGCACCAGGATGGGTTTGCTCAATCAACCCCTTCCTGTGAGCTTCCAACATCCGTTTCTTCGTCCACCTCCACACGCGCGTAACACCGAGGAACTCGTAGGTCAGGTTCGGCCGCTCACGATTCGGATTGACCAGGTTGTCCAGTGCGTACCGCCGTCCTGTCTTCGGCTCGACATACTTGTAGAACTGCCTCACGTAATCAGGATCGTGTTCGGCGTATTGCGGATTCCAGGTTGTTTCTTCCGAACGGACATATCGCAGGATCACGTCATGGTTGGAAGCAAACCGCGTAAAGGCAAGACCCTTGGCTGACGTGCGTTTCCAGATGAGTTCATTGCGAAACCGGGCCGGGCCGAAGACGATGTCCAGGAGAATCTTGAGGTAATGACTGGCGACCGGATCGCAGTGCAAATAGAGAGTCCCCGTCGGCTTCAGGACACGGTGCATCTCCAGGAGCCGCGGCGCCATCATGACCAGATAGGCCATCATGTCGCTGGTCCCGAGGATCCGGTGCAACGATTCCATCAGATTGAACAGGGGTGCGTGGCGGGGATCGTCGAAGAACTCCTGGTATGCCCGCTTGCTCCAACGCCAGGTATCCTGAAAGGCCATCACCTGCGCCTGGTTCTCATCGCGCCGGGCCTGTTTGAACAGGACATTGTAATCGCGGGCGGAATTGAACGGCGGGTCCAAGTAGACCAAGTCCACGGATTCATCGGGGATATGCTCCCGCATGATCGGGAGATTGTCCCCGTAGTGCAGGATGTTCTGTGGCTTCTTGGCAATCATGGACAGACAACCCGCTGCCTGATCAGGGGTGGGTGGCCCGTGTTCAACCGAGAACGGACGGTTTGGCGATCAGTCCCCGTTGGTCCCGACGTCCTCTGCGTCAGGCAATATATGTCGGGACTCGTGGTGATGGCGTGCTTTTGTACGCTCCATGCTGCGGTGCGTTACGCGTCCTCCCGGCGCCCTCGGGCTCTTCCCGGCACGCGGTCAATCCTCCGGCATGGCGAAGAGTGAATCGGGCAATTCGGGGTCGATCTGCACCGAGTCCATTTGCACGTCCAGTTCCATGTTGAACTTGATGACCAAGAGCGCGCGGCCGTGGGCGCGCATCAGAAAATGCCGCGGGAAGGCACACTGGGGGATGACTTCGCCGTATTCAAAGCGCATCTCCATGCTCTTGACACCGCCGGGAAGCTTGGCCAACCGATAGCTCTCGGCTATGGCCCGATAGGTATCGATCGTGACCCAGGCCATTCCCGCCAACAGATCTTCCGATTCGCGCCGCGGTTGGACCGCGACCTTCCAGACCGGAACGCCCGACAGGGTATCCGGCGAGATGGCAGTCAGATCGTAGTCGGGCACAGGATCCTCACGGAAGGGATCGAGCATCCGGAATGTTCCCTTCTCGCGTTCTTCCCCTTTCTTCTTCCGGCGCTCCTGAAGCTGTTTGCGTTGTTGCTTGCGACGGTCGTCCTGTTCACTTCGGAGTTTCTTGTCGGAGACCGGCTGCCCATCCTCCCACATGGCCTCCAGGAACTCCCGCTGATCGTCATGGCGGACATAAACACGGGATTTGTATGTCGTCTCCTTTTCGATCCGACCTTCGCCGTCCAGCTTGCGCTCGCGGGTCACGGTGATGTACGCCAACTCCCGCCACGCCGAATCACACACTGTCAGGGTGCGCCGGATGCCGGCAATGACAGAATCGGCCGGGACACTCCCATGCATGCCCTGCCCTAATGCCGGCATCGGCAAGACCGCCGGCGCGGCAAGACACGCAAGGATCAGACGCAGTGTTCGGCAGGTCATGGTTGCGCCGTGCTGATCGTCACGCTCCGAATCGAATCGGCCAGCGTGAGGGACCGCGCCACGTCCATTCCTTCGACGACCTCACCGAAGACGGCATAGCGCCAATCCTGGTACGGAAGACGGGTGAGGGCAATCGAGAAGATGCCGCGACCGGTATCGCGGGTGGCGCTGTTCCAGAAGACGGACCCTTCTCCGATGCGACGGGGCGAATACTCGTCGCGGACATTGGCCGGGGGAAAGCCGCCGCCATCGCCGCGGGAGTCGGAGCATTGGATCACGCTGCCGGGTTGATAGTCAGTGATGGGAGCATGATCATAGATCCCGGCACGGGCAATGGAAATGAACTGCCGGACCGTGCGCGGAGCCATGTGCGTGTCCAGACGGATCGTGATCGGCCCCTTGGTCGTCTCCAGCCGCGCCAGAGGAGGAGTCGCGTAACGGGGCAGCAGGGAATCAAGGTTGTCCACGGTCAGATCGGTCTTGTAAACGCCCAGCCCGTCGCGGAGATCCTTGCGGAACTTGAAGGCGACCGCGATCGTGTACCACCGTACCAGACGGTTCGGGTCGGCCATCCCCCAGTCCAGGAAGTCCTGACGGATGGAATCGATGCGCACGGTGGGGAGAAGATTGGTCCCCGACGCCAGAATGGCCCATTTGACGTCGGGATTGGGGTCCTGGCGATGTGCGCGAAAGAGCGCATGGAGTGAATCGACGTAGCCGTAGAGCTTCAGGGTGCCGATGAGCCCAACCGCCATCGTCACGACCTGGGGATCGGGGTCATGCAGCATCTGATTGAGATAGACGTCCCAGCCGGACCCGCCCGAGTAGATGTAGGACTTTGCGGCACCGGCGCGCACGGGCGGAAATGGGTCAGAGATCAGTGTCCGCAGGGCGGGCAGAACCACCGTGGTATCGATGGGAGCGAAGCGCTGGGCCTTCTCGAGGGCATCGAGGAACGCCAGGCGAACGAGCGGGTTGGGGTCGGCGGCGGCGGGCACGATCGACTCGCCGCAGGGGAGATCGCGCTGATTGCAGAGAACCAATGTCGCCTGAAGGCGAACCGCGGGCTCCGGGTGGTGCAGCAGTTTCCGTAGCGCCGGCAGCGCCGGGGGATACCAATGCTCCCCGATCGCCCGCGTCAGTCGCGTGACCACGCCGGGATCGGTCTCTGTCTCCAAGCGCGGCAGCACGCGCGACACGGTGGTGGTGTCGCGCGCAATCAGGAGGGCATCGGCGCAGGCGGTCCGGACACGGGGATCGGGATCATCAAGACCCTCAACGATGATATCCGACGTGGATGGAAGACGCCCGGAGGCGGCCAAACGATAGAGGAGCCCCCGCGTGGTGGGGTCCGGATCATGCCGATGGGCGGCCGCCCACTCGGCCGCCGGCTTCGACAAACAGCGAATCAGAGAGTAGATCGCACCTCGTCGTATGGTCGGGTCCGGGTCATTGCACAGGGGCAGGACCGAGTCGACAACGTCTCGCCGGTTGACCAAGTCCAGCGTCTGCGCCGTCTGCAGGCGCACCCGGGGATCGGCGTGGTGCAGCAAGTGGATATAGCGCTGATACTCATCCCGGGCATAGACCCGTCCCAGCCCCTGCAGGATGGCGATCAAGGCACCGGGATCCTGCTCCCTGGCGACCGCCTGCAGGAGGGCATCCTTGCCGTATTTCCATTGCCAGATCCCGAAGGCGCAGGCCGCCATGGCCCGGACCTTGGCGCTGGGGTCGTCCAGAAGGACACGCCGCACGGAGTCGATCGCCAGCGTGTCATTGACCCGCCCAACAGCCAACATGGCGCGTTCGCGGACCTGCTCGTTGCGATCAGACAAGTAGCTCAGAAGCTTGCCATTGGCGGTCCACCCCTGGTCCTCCCAAACGGCGATCTGGGCGAGCTTCCTGCGCGTGGCCTTCTCGCCGGTGCCGCAGGAGGCAACGACCAGGGTCAAGACGATGGCACCGATCGCTTGAGCGAATCGGGAGAGCCACCGGTGGTCAGACATGAAGGTCATGGGCGCTTCCTGTCGTTGTTCTTACACGTTCGGCATGGTCCCGGTGCAGCCCCGCGCTGCCAGAATCATAAGGATACGGAATGGTCGCCCCGGCGATCAAGGGCGACGGGATCGAGGGAACGGCGAGAGTGTCTACGTCAGATGGTCTCGTGCCGTGGGACAGTCCGGGGCCAACGGGCACTCGTCACAACGGGGACGTCGGGCCGGGCAGAGGGTACGGCCATGCCAGATCAGACGATGCGAGAATTCGATCCAATGACTCTGGGGCAGAAGGCGCATCAGATCAGCTTCGATCCGTGCCGGGTCGCGATGGGCCGTCAACCGCAAACGGCGCGACAGGCGCATGACATGGGTATCGACAACGACCCCCTCGGCGATGCCGAAGGCGGTGCCCAAGACGACATTGGCGGTCTTGCGGCCGATGCCATCGAGGGCGGTCAACTCCGCCAACGTGCGCGGCACATCGCCGCCATGCCGTTCGACCAACGCCCGGCTGGCGGCGATGATGTGGCGGGTCTTCGAGCGGAAGAAGCCGGTCGGACGGATGATCTCCTCCACAGCGGCGGGATCGGCATGCGCGAAGTCCGCCACGGTCCGGTATCGGGCAAAAAGCGTGGGCGTGACCTGATTGACACGTTCATCGGTGCATTGGGCGGAGAGAATCGTTGCGACCAGAAGCTGGAAGGGGTCGTCGTGCGTCAGGGCGCAACGGGCGGGGTAACGACGCGCCAAAGCCCGGGCAATGCGCCGGGCGCGGGCGGAACGGTCACTGTGGGATTCGCGCGGCATCGCTGGTCCAATGTGATCCGACGCTGGGATACGCGGCGATTCACGCCACTGTTAGAATCGGATTCATGATCGCAAACGGGAGACAAGGGCTTGGTGCCACGGGTTCTCGCGTCCGTGAACTCCAATCCGCGGAAGCACCGGCACGGGTCTGAAGACCCGTGGCACATCGACTCAGAATCATGGGACCCGTCATTGCACACGCGATCCGGCAAATGTGCGATTCTGCCTGGACACCCCTCACCCTACCCTCTCCCCAGAGGGGAGAGGGGCAATGATAACCTCTCCCTCCGGGAGAGGTCGATCCGACCGGAGGCCGGATCGGGTGAGGGAGTTTGCCCGTTGACTGCTCCGCCCCCGATTACGATCGCCAACAAACCACGACGAGAGAAGATCGTTCTTGTGTATCATGGGTGACGGGGATAGATTCGCGCCGTCTTGCGCCTCGCAGGACAGGAGAAGAACCATTGCCGAAACATCACATGAACAAACAACGGAACGAAGCCCCGCAGAAGACCTGGGTTGAGATCGACGTTGCGACGTTGCGAACGAACCTGCGCTGCCTCCATGAGGTCATCGGCCCGCATCGTGAGATGGTGCTGATCGTCAAATCGGACGCCTACGGGCACGGGGCGGTCACCGTGGCAGCGGTCGCGGCCGCGGAGGGGGTTCGGCACTTCGCCGTGGCGGCGGTCGCGGAGGCGGCGGCGCTGCGCAACGCCGGCATTACCCATGAGATTGTCCTGTTGCATCCGCCCCTGGAATTCGAGGTACCGGCGACGATCGAGCTTGCGTTGACGCCGACGTTATCGGATGAATCGACGGCGATGAACCTGAACCGGCTGGCCGGGCACAGGCCGTTGCCGGTGCACGTGGAGATCAACACCGGGCTCAACCGTCTCGGTTTCGATTGGCAGACGGCGGTCGATGCGGTCAGCCGGATCACCACGTTGCCGCATCTGCGAATCACCGGGATCTTCACCCACTTCCGCGCGGCCCACAGTGAAGGTGCGGAATCGGTTCGCCGTCAGATGGAACGGTTCCAGAGCGTGCTCGACGGCTTGAAGGCGCGACGGATCGACGTCGGCTTCCGTCACGTGGCATCATCATTGGCCGTGGTTTACCACCCCGAGACGTGCCTGGATGGCATCCGGCCGGGGATGATCGTGTATGGCGGGATGAGCATTCCGAAGCCGTCACTCGAATCTGAAGGCGACGAGACACCGCCGCGCGCCCTGGCCGGGATTCGGCCGGTCATGTCGGTGAGGACGCGGGTTCTGCACGTGTTGGATGTGCGTGCCGGCGAGTGGGTCCACTACGGCGATGCCTACCAGGCGGAACGGCCAATGCGTGTGGCGGTGCTGCCGATCGGGTACGGGATGGGATACTCACGCCACTTCTCGAACAACGGCTGGGTGCTGATTCGGGGGCGCCGTGTGCCGGTCGTCGGCGTGGTCGGGATGGATATGACGATGGTCGAAGTGGGGAAGATCCCGGTCGCGATCGGCGACGTGGTCACGCTCTTGGGGCGCGACGGGCCGGATGAGATCACGGCGGTGGAACTGGCCGAATGGGTCGGAACTATCCCCTACGAGATCACCTGCCGCCTGGGGAACGCCCTGCCGCGCATCGTCACCGGGATGGAGACGGGACAGCCAAAGAACCACGTCTTCAAACATGCCCCGGTGCCATAGACGACTTCTCCGCGCAGGAGTGCGCTGCCGCAATCCCTTTCCGACGAGTCCCAAGCATCCCGACGGGACAACGCGACCGTGTCCGGTCGCGTCATTCACTCTGCCACAACCGCTCCGCCAATTCCCAAAGCCGCTCCCAGGTGTAGAGCCCGGTGTTGTGGCCGTCGCTCCATTGAATCTGGATGGCGTAGCGGCCGACCGGCTGGATCGAAAGCGGATGCACATCGGCGGCGACGGTGTCGTCGCGCAGCAACTTGCGCCCGGTCATCTCCTCGATGCAGGACGCGCAGGGGCATTCCAGACGCAGGAAACGGGCGGGAAAGATCGTCTCGCGGCCGTTGTTCCAGCGAATCTTGACATCGTGCTGGTGGGCGCGGGCGATTTCGATGGGGGTGGGCGTGGGGGAGGTCATGGTCACCTCAAGGGGCTGAAGCCCCTCGTCCTCAGATTGCCGCCTCGAACCTGAGAATTTCCAACACCGTGGACGGACAAAAGAGCACCCTCACCCGATCCGCCTGCGGCGGATCGACCTCTCCCGGAGGGAGAGGTTGTCAATCCCCCTCTCCCTCCGGGAGAGGGTCGGGGTGAGGGATTCGGACATATCGGATATCGTATCACGCTTCCTTGTGTATCAACGGGATAGATCACAATTCTCTCTTTGTTAGAAGCCCTGAGCGACTTGTCCCGACCCGAACGGTGTGATGGAAGCGAAGGGTCTGCTTTTCGACGGAGAACGTGTAACAGCAGATGCTTCGCTCCGCTGCATGACAATCCCCGTTCCAGACGTCTTCTCCGAGGGTTCTCAACCCCATGTCAAAACGTGATCTTCACCGGTTGTGCATCGGCCAGCGCGTTGCGGATGCTCACTTGGGCGGCGAGGTTGCGCGCGATTTCCTGAAAGGCGTTCGCAGCCGGTGAGGACGGGTCGGCGACGACGATCGGTTCACCGGAGTCGGAGGTCTCGCGCACACGGGTGGCCAGCGGGATCTCGCCCAGGAAGGGGACCCCGAGCCGCTCGGCGGCGCGTCGCGCCCCGCCGTTGTCGAAGATGTACTCGCGATGACCGCAGTGCGAGCAGGAAAAGTAGCTCATGTTCTCGATCAAACCCAGGATCGGCGATTTGAGTTGGTTGAACATGATCACGGCCTTCTCGGCGACCTGCAGAGCCACATCCTGCGGCGTGGAGACAATCGCGGCGCCGGTGAGCGGGATGCGTTGACAGAGACTGAGATGGATATCGCCGGTTCCCGGGGGAAGATCGACGATCAGATAATCGATTTCACCCCATTCGACGCCGCCGAGGAATTGATCGATCATCTTGGTGAGCATCGGGCCGCGCCAGACGACCGCCTGATCGGGTTTGAGGAAGAAGCCCATCGAGATCACTTTGACGCCATACGCCTCCACCGGCATGATGCCCGCGGGGCCGGGAACAGGGAGATCGGTGATGCCGAGAATGGTCGGGATGCTGGGGCCATAGACGTCGGCATCCATCAGCCCGACTTTGGCGCCGGTCTGGGCCAGCGCGACGGCGAGGTTGGCCGAGACGGTCGACTTGCCCACGCCCCCTTTGCCGGAGCCGATGGGGACGACATTGCGCACGCCGGGGATGAGTGTCTCGGCCATC encodes:
- a CDS encoding HEAT repeat domain-containing protein codes for the protein MTFMSDHRWLSRFAQAIGAIVLTLVVASCGTGEKATRRKLAQIAVWEDQGWTANGKLLSYLSDRNEQVRERAMLAVGRVNDTLAIDSVRRVLLDDPSAKVRAMAACAFGIWQWKYGKDALLQAVAREQDPGALIAILQGLGRVYARDEYQRYIHLLHHADPRVRLQTAQTLDLVNRRDVVDSVLPLCNDPDPTIRRGAIYSLIRCLSKPAAEWAAAHRHDPDPTTRGLLYRLAASGRLPSTSDIIVEGLDDPDPRVRTACADALLIARDTTTVSRVLPRLETETDPGVVTRLTRAIGEHWYPPALPALRKLLHHPEPAVRLQATLVLCNQRDLPCGESIVPAAADPNPLVRLAFLDALEKAQRFAPIDTTVVLPALRTLISDPFPPVRAGAAKSYIYSGGSGWDVYLNQMLHDPDPQVVTMAVGLIGTLKLYGYVDSLHALFRAHRQDPNPDVKWAILASGTNLLPTVRIDSIRQDFLDWGMADPNRLVRWYTIAVAFKFRKDLRDGLGVYKTDLTVDNLDSLLPRYATPPLARLETTKGPITIRLDTHMAPRTVRQFISIARAGIYDHAPITDYQPGSVIQCSDSRGDGGGFPPANVRDEYSPRRIGEGSVFWNSATRDTGRGIFSIALTRLPYQDWRYAVFGEVVEGMDVARSLTLADSIRSVTISTAQP
- the nth gene encoding endonuclease III; amino-acid sequence: MPRESHSDRSARARRIARALARRYPARCALTHDDPFQLLVATILSAQCTDERVNQVTPTLFARYRTVADFAHADPAAVEEIIRPTGFFRSKTRHIIAASRALVERHGGDVPRTLAELTALDGIGRKTANVVLGTAFGIAEGVVVDTHVMRLSRRLRLTAHRDPARIEADLMRLLPQSHWIEFSHRLIWHGRTLCPARRPRCDECPLAPDCPTARDHLT
- the alr gene encoding alanine racemase gives rise to the protein MNKQRNEAPQKTWVEIDVATLRTNLRCLHEVIGPHREMVLIVKSDAYGHGAVTVAAVAAAEGVRHFAVAAVAEAAALRNAGITHEIVLLHPPLEFEVPATIELALTPTLSDESTAMNLNRLAGHRPLPVHVEINTGLNRLGFDWQTAVDAVSRITTLPHLRITGIFTHFRAAHSEGAESVRRQMERFQSVLDGLKARRIDVGFRHVASSLAVVYHPETCLDGIRPGMIVYGGMSIPKPSLESEGDETPPRALAGIRPVMSVRTRVLHVLDVRAGEWVHYGDAYQAERPMRVAVLPIGYGMGYSRHFSNNGWVLIRGRRVPVVGVVGMDMTMVEVGKIPVAIGDVVTLLGRDGPDEITAVELAEWVGTIPYEITCRLGNALPRIVTGMETGQPKNHVFKHAPVP
- a CDS encoding DUF971 domain-containing protein gives rise to the protein MTSPTPTPIEIARAHQHDVKIRWNNGRETIFPARFLRLECPCASCIEEMTGRKLLRDDTVAADVHPLSIQPVGRYAIQIQWSDGHNTGLYTWERLWELAERLWQSE
- a CDS encoding Mrp/NBP35 family ATP-binding protein produces the protein MPTQEQVLTALRRVIDPDLHRDIVTLGFVKNVAICDGEVAVTLELTTPACPVKDRLQQEAEDAVRALPGVDRVRVKMEAQVRPTLGQMAETLIPGVRNVVPIGSGKGGVGKSTVSANLAVALAQTGAKVGLMDADVYGPSIPTILGITDLPVPGPAGIMPVEAYGVKVISMGFFLKPDQAVVWRGPMLTKMIDQFLGGVEWGEIDYLIVDLPPGTGDIHLSLCQRIPLTGAAIVSTPQDVALQVAEKAVIMFNQLKSPILGLIENMSYFSCSHCGHREYIFDNGGARRAAERLGVPFLGEIPLATRVRETSDSGEPIVVADPSSPAANAFQEIARNLAAQVSIRNALADAQPVKITF